Genomic DNA from Oncorhynchus tshawytscha isolate Ot180627B linkage group LG04, Otsh_v2.0, whole genome shotgun sequence:
TGACATTCTGGATTACTCAATCCAGTCTCTGGACGAGAGACACTATTAGTTAAGActatttgattattaaccaaaTATTGTCTCATACTGTGACTCAAGGGGATAGGTGACAACCATAACAACGAGAAAGATTGAGAGGTTACATAGAGTACTAGTTACTATCAGGAAGGCCATGTTATATCCAAAGTGCTCATATAAAGATGACATCTATACAGTCCAGTTTTGATTGGACGTAGTCGATAATAAAATGTACTGTCAAATAGCGATCTAAAGGGCCTTCACCTTTAGTGTGCCAGACAGACACGTGTGTTTGAATGAGGTACAGTCCATGTTTACACCGGTAAAACTACACAGTGAGGAGAGTTTCACTGCAAAGGGTGCCAATCCAAATATTTAAACATTTCCTGATCCTGTAACTGCGGTGACTGACAACACAGCATGATGGGATACTGGAGAATTAGGTCTTCTTCTTCAGATCCTCAAAGCGCTGTGACAGGTCATCAAAGTCGATGTCATCAGAGCTCGCAGTGTTTCGTCCAACTCGAAAGGAGGAAGTGGGAAGCGTGTCGGGAACTGAGGGCAGCTCAGGGAGGGCGTTGTTATCGTAGATCTGGGATGAAGGCCCGGGGCCTGTGGAAAGAACATGTTTAGATTGACATTACAAATACACCCCAATGCAACCGTTATGCAAAAAGAAAGCAATACTATCGCTGAAGAGATTGACGTGTAGGAAAGGAAAAATTAATTCAAAACAACCTACCAGACACCTGGGATCGATCAGAAGGTTTAATAGACAGCTCATCAATCTGAAAAATACACACCCATCATGATCGCTCTACCCTGCCTGCATGTTGAAATGTTAAAGTTGTATTGATACATGAGAAGGCAGAGAAAAACAATGTTTTGTTTGTTAGTATGTGATTGGAGGAGGAATAATCATTGAAGCATTGCTGAGAAAGTCAACACCGCTGGGGTAAGAATGAGCAAAAAGCAAGAGCTAATAATATAATTAACCTCAAATTGCATTCACTTCACTATGAAGAACATGGCTTCCCTGCCACATCCAGTAACATACTAGTTTGACAGCAAGTAGATCTGTTTCAGCATATTATAAATCACTCAGAGCATTCAAAAGACAGTCGTATGCAGTTCAGCACAAGGTTAGTGATTAACAATTAATACCAGGTATGACCGTTTCCACATTCTATCACGTCCCTGTATCATAGCACTGTGCTGCAGAGACAAGCGATGGCACAAGCAAACTATAATGAACTCCTCTTCCCTGAAAGGTGAACTGGCCAGCTGTCCATCTGTCTGGAGAAGCAGAAGGGGCAGGGGGCTCTGACACTTACAGACTCGTAGGTAGGGAGGCAGCTGGGCAGCTCAGGGGGGTGCCCTCCTCTCATTGGAGGCAGGAAGTTGTTAAAGGCATCATATGTGCCAACAGAGGGGCCGTTGAACCCTATGAGGCCGGGCATCTAAAGAAAAAAACGAATATGTATAAAAACATCACATTCATATCAACATCTCTATATTTCAGTCTTAAAGttggaatccttaatggtgaaacagccATGTCTGTTggcgatattacaacaacaacaaagttactgcaaacaactaACACTGGTAATCTACCCTCTCTAGTGGCAGCACTAGTATCTACACTGCACCACCAACCGACTTCCTTGATTACAGTAGCACTTATTCACTTGAAAAGATATGACACAGAAACAATTACATCTAAGAAAATTAGCCACCCCAGAACTTCAATTAGAAATATGTCCTTTATTAGACATAAAAAACATAGGCTAATATCTGTTTTGTGACAAGATATACAGTACACTTGCTAATCAAAGTTAGTATCAAACACTCTTCAAACAATCCTATATTACACCTAAGAGGATGAGCAGTCAAAGCAGTGAGCGGGTCACTGTACGATAGTGTTAAAGTCTTATTTTAGGATGGTGGAGTTGACAGTCCTAACTTCCATCCATAGTAAATGAGTGAAAACAAGCTATAAGACTGGAACAGCAAATCCAGCCCTGTTTCTCTCCTTTATCAAAACTACTTCCATCACCAAGATTCAATACATgttcataaaataaaaaaactttaaACTCATTTTTAACAAAGATTATATAAATTAAGAAGTAGGCATGTTACAAGTGGTGTAAAGTTCTTAGGTAAAAATAGTTTacagtactacttaagtcattttctggagtatctgtactttactatttataattttgacaacttttacttcactacttcccccccaaaaatgttgtaCATATCCCCCGACACACAAAAGTACGCattacatgttgaatgcttaacaggacagaaAATTGGTCCAATTCACACTTATCAAAATAACATCCCTGGGCATCTCTAtcgcctctgatctggtgggcttactaaacacaaatgcttagtttgtatattatgtctgtgttgggagtgtgtccctggctatctgcaAAATTTAAAAACACAAGAATTGTGTTTTCTGGTTGATaaaataaggaattttaaattatttatactttcaatacttaagtattttaaaaccaaacactttgacttttaatcaagtagtattttactgggtgactttcacttgagtcattttctattaaggcatctttacttttattcaagtatgacaattgggtagttTTTCCACCACAGCATGTTACGTGTACATAGTCTGAATATACTTACATAATGGGAAGGTCTCTGATGATGGTAAATGCAGTGTGGCGCACATACATAGATAACATACTGAATCACACTATAAACCTCTATTACACAAAGAGGAAGAAGAACCCATCACATTTGAGGGACGTATTTACATCAAACTTACATGGTCAAGTGGTTTTTCATAGAGTATAATTTCTGTCACCAGTGAAATCATGCATTCCAGTCACCAATACACTGCATGGGTTATTTTACACAAACATGGAAAGTGCATGTATAGAGTTAAACTAAATCATCTTTAAAACATCAAGTGGATTTTATTAGAAcaaatgtacaaaataaaaatattttccaACTCTTGCCTTCAACCTCCTACCAACATATGGGTGCTGTACAATTAAAACAATCATTCCTGTAAATAGCATTGTGTATTTCATATCTCAATACCCCACTTTATCAATCAAGTCTAATTAAATCCCTTCACCCCATATAAGGTAACATATGTCTAAGAACCGGTTTCAGATGTCACCAAAGGTCCGGAGCCAGAGAGTAATGAGGGTAAAACCCGAAATAGGCCATAGCACCCGGTCTTGAAAATGTCCTAGGCCTGAATATTTCGACATAATGGGTGTGCCAGAATACAGGTTTTTCTAGTAGGCGATTCAGTGAAAGGTAAAAAAACAGTTTCATGAAACCCACCAACGACATACTATTGACATTCTGGATTACTCAATCCAGTCTCTGGACGAGAGACACTATCAGTTAAGACTATTTGATTATAAACCAAATATTGTCTCATACTGTGAGTCAAGGGGATAGGTGACAACCATAACAACAAGAAAGATTGAGAGGTTACATAGAATACTAGTTACTATCAGTAACATCCAAAGTGCTCATATAAAGATGACACCTATATGGTTCAGTTGATTGGACGTAGTCGATAATAAAGTGTACTGCAAAATGTACTGTCAAATAGCCCTCTAAAGGGCCTTCACCTTCAGTGTGCCAGACAGACACATGTGTTTGAATGAGGTACAGTCCATGTTCACATCAGTAAAACCACACAGTGAGGAGAGTTTCACTGCAAAGGGTGCCAATCCAAATATTTAAACATTTCCTGATCCTGTAACTGCGGTGACTGACAACACAGCATGATGGGATACTGGAGGATTAAGTCTTCTTCTTCAGATCCTCAAAGCGCCGTGACAGGTCATCAAAGTCGATGTCATCAGAGCTCGCAGTGTTTCGTCCAACTCCAAAGGAGGAAGTGGGAAGCGTGTCGGGAACTGAGGGCAGCTCAGGGAGGGCGTTGTTATCGTAGATCTGGGATGAAGGCCCGGGGCCTGTGGAAAGAACATATGTTTAGATTGACATTACAAATACACCCCAATGCAACCGTTATGCAAAAAGAAAGCAATACTATCGCTGAAGAGATTGACGTGTAGGAAAGGAAAAATTAATTCAAAACAACCTACCAGACACCTGGGATCGATCAGAAGGTTTAATAGACAGCTCATCAATCTGAAAAATACACACCCATCATGATCGCTCTACCCTGCCTGCATGTTGAAATGTTAAAGTTGTATTGATACATGAGAAGGCAGAGAAAAACAATGTTTTGTTTGTTAGCATGTGATTGGAGGAGGAATAATCATTGAAGCATTGCTGAGAAAGTCAACACCGCTGGGGTAAGAATGAGCAAAAAGCAAGAGCTAATAATATAATTAACCTCAAATTGCATTCACTTCACTATGAAGAACATGGCTTCCCTGCCACATCCAGTAACATACTAGTTTGACAGCAAGTAGATCTGTTTCAGCATATTATAAATCACTCAGAGCATTCAAAAGACAGTCGTATGCAGTTCAGCACAAGGTTAGTGATTAGCAGTTATTACCAGCTATGACCATTTCCACATTCTATCTGTTCTCATCCAATCCCTATCACGTCCCTGTATCATAGCACTGTGCTGCAGAGACAAGCGATAGCACAAGCAAACTATAATGAACTCCTCTTCCCTGAAAGGTGAACTGGCCGGCTGTCCATCTGTCTGGAGAAGCAGAAGGGGCAGGGGGCTCTGACACTTACAGACTCGTAGGTAGGGGGGCAGCTGGGCAGCTCAGGGGGGTGCCCTCCTCTCATTGGAGGCTGGAAGTTGTTAAAGGCATCATATGTGCCAACAGAGGGGCCGTTGAACCCTATGAGGCCGGGCATCTAAAGAAAAAAACgaatataaataaaaaacacatttataaATCAACACCGATATttattaaagctggaatccttaatggtgaaacagccATGTCTGTTTAAGATATTACGACAACGAAGTTACTTCAAACAACTAACACTGTTTTCCTCTCTGACATCGCACACGCGACAGAAAAGCACATACGTACTGCACTTTTATCCCCAAGCTGCATGAACAATAGCGGTCAGTGGCGCCGTTTCCCCCTACTACGGACTCCATCTGTAAGCAACTATCTCTCCAAACAGGAGTGGTGTCATTCAAGCCActtttgggggaaaaaaaatgTCTTACTGATCCTTTGGGTGTTGGGTAGCTGAACGCTGATGGGGGGCCCATGGGCATAGGCATGGCTCCAGCGGTGAAGCCGCCGCCACCACCACCTGGCTTCTTGAAGTCAGAGTCCACGTCTATGAGGTCAGCCTCTTCGCCTTTACACACCTCCGGCTGCGTGGGGGtacaaataaaatgtcatttgtcacatgcattgtaaacaacaggtgtagactaaaagGACTGCATGATCAATCCAACGTCTGCATTGGCCGtgcagcatttacggtgatatggcctctgcagaagtcggTGCATTCATACTTTCTCACGCGCAGCAGAgcagttgtcaaggaagtgagtttgcatttatacaggacctccctcCCCCACataccatcaaccaatcatgtcaatgcggtgCTAAACAGAGCCCTttgcattgttacaaaatttgagagGTGCCCGCGAAACGGCACGGAGCTTAACTTGGCCTCTGCATGCTTCCGGAGGCTCCGCAATGAgcgtcacaccctccatacgaagcataaattggctttaacagtgaaatgcttacttaagggcctttcccaacaacgcagagagaaagaaaactgaGAAATAATAACAAAGTAATAATGTATACACAATGAGTACTGATAACATGGCAATATTCACGGATTACCAGTACTGGGTCaatgtaattgaggtagatacgtacatataactaggaataaagttaCTAGGCAACAGGACAGGCAATGAGTGccgtgtatgtgatgagtcaaaagagtgcaaaaagggtcaatgcagatagtccgggcaGGTATTTTAGTTaactatttagtagtcttatggcttggggctagaagctgttcagggtcctgttggttccagacttggtagtATATAAATAGTAGAGTCAGTCAGGGGGTGGGCACAGGGAGACAGGCACACAGGTGAATGACGGGAGGCAGACAGGTTATCATCATCAGATACTCACTCTGACCATGGCGTCTGACTCGTAGGGCACGTTGTAATTCTTGGCAATCTCAATGAGGTAGCGCTCCACCAGGATCTTAGGAGGAGCCTCTACACTCAGTTTGTGCATGAGCTATGGGGTAAAGTAGAGACAGGGAAATGTTTCAGGCAGAAACaaacacatatctacagtacatcaactatgaaataacacatatagattcatgtaaccaaaaaaagtgttaaacaaatcaaaatatgagattcaatgtagccaccctttgccttgatgacagatttgcacccCCACATCTCCTCCtcacttcacggtgggaaccacacgaggagatcatcagttcacctactctgcgtctcacaaagacagtgtttggaccaaaaatctcaaatttggacaccaGATTTCCACtggcctaatgtccattgcttgtgtttcttgtctCAAGgaaatctcttcttattattggtgtcctttaatagtagtttctttgcagcaattcgaccatgaaggcctgattcatacggtctcctctgaacagtggctgttgagatgtgtttgttacttgaactctgtcaaGCATTTAttgggctggtaactctaatgaacttatcctctgcagcagaggtaactctgggtcttcctttcctgtggcggtccttataaaatgttccatattgaccctgtcttaaagtaacggactgtcatttctctttgcttattcgagctgttcttgccataatatggacttggtcttttaccaaattgggctatcttctgtataccacaaagagtgtgcaaatctgtcatcaaggcaaagggtggctactttgaagaatctaaaatctaaaatatatttggatatgtttaacactttattggttactacatgattccatatgtgttatttcatcgttttgatgtcttcactattatttctacaatgtagaaaatagtaaaaagaaaaacccttgaatgagtaggtgtgtccaaactttgactggtactgtatcttgaAGCAGACCATCTAAAAATGCATACCCTATCATTGACTGTCCCGATTTGGTTTGTCCTACAGAGCTTGCCATACTCCTTGCTGTATTTGGCACACAGCTGATCAGACACCTGTATGGAGAAAGCACATTATCAAGGATCACAACACAGCAAAAAGTGTACAAaatgcacacatttttttttctacTGAGGACTAGTTAAGTTTTATTAGTCCTATGTAGAGGATATGCATGGTCCACAACataatgcttacttgcaggtttctTCGACAATTAAACAATAAATCATAAAAGATAaaaatatgaacataaagtaaatggcagtTGAATAGAATAATACATTGTAACGTAAGtgtaatacaggaaggcacaaatTATAGTTCAATAGTTACATGTGTATTGGGTAAGGGGCAGGATGCAAGTGTTTCAATTAGGCAGTATAATAAAGACTAATCCAAGAGACTAGACATGTTAACGCACAATGCATACTACTCACAATTTTGAGCTCGTTGACCTCAGACTGCAGACGTGGGGCTGCCCAGATGAGAGTGGACACAGCTTCCTGCAGACCAGGGTCGAGCTCCCTTTCAAGAAACAGACAAATGGGTGTTAAGGGCTTGACAGATTTTTTACTTGTCTGAAGGCTCAAATTAAAAATGGTCTGTAACATCATGGGCCAAAAGAGTGACTTAACATGGGGTTGTGTGATGCAAGGAACCACTTTACAAAACAATTATCATTACCATACAGATAATCAGAAAAATGTAAGCTACCCTCTGCATATTCAGACTGTCTCAAAATAGAACACAGAcccttaaaaaaatacaaatgttgtgtcaccagataggtgcagtgaaatgtatcGTTTTACTGGGtgagccatagtagtacggcgccCCCTGTAGCAAATTAGTATTAAGTAACTTGCTCAAAAGACacaatgacagatttttttacctcGTCGGCTCAGGTATTCCAACCAGCGAGTTTTGTTACTAGCGCAaagctctaggctacctgccgccctttaAGGCTCTCCTGGAGGATAGTTGGCAATCCTTAAATAACGCAAATCATTTTTAAACTTtacaattacaaccaaatactATTTAATGAATAAGTGATCAAATGGCTTAAGTAGGCTACTTCAAAGCAAGGTAACTCTCGAAGACATGTTAATCTATAACCATGTAAGGCTGAAATATGAAGGTTTTCGTGGAGATCTATTGACAGGATAGGACTAATTTCAAAATTAGGCTACTCTTAGGACCAGGGCGATACTCGTCATTATCggggcaaggaaacaaaacacgaagcggatttaggaaaacagccctatgttggaaacaaacatacatttttcatccagagtcatatttctgtattttacaagctatagcacacaatattttacatacagacgGTTTTTAAAGGACCAGTGTTGGGACTGCTTTGGGTTCTCATGGAAGAAATATTGCGACACTTGTTTCATCCCAGCCCTAGCTATGCTAAGAATATTTTTAACACTGTCAAAATGACATGCCCAGTGTTAAATAGAGTGTTTGAGATGCTTTTTAATTAAAACAATTATATATAGCAGGAGTAGGTTAACGCACCTGTTCATAAACTGCACGACAGTCATTTATTCAGGAGTGCTGGACAACATTTTTGAAGGACATCAATACATGCTATTAGCTAAAATACTTAACTACCAAGATAACCAGCCAAGCTACATGATATGTTTTGAATTGGCTAACTAGTCCGTCTGTTAGTGTATCATTATTTTAAAGGCCATAGTCTAGCTGCGACAATCTCTCTCCTCAGGCCCAATCACACTGGCAGAAATGCAGGGGATGTACACATGACTTTTCCAGGATAATCATGGCCGTATGATCTGTTCGCTAATCAAAAATGTACCGTCAGTGGgcaaataactcactaactagcaaggAATATCAACAAATAGGCTCTGAGCTTTGATCATCTCGTGACCGCAAAACTGTGATCGGCGCAATTTTAGGATTTAATTTTTTAGCTTGTCCTTCCAGATAATTTACAGTAAATCTATATTCTTCTTGTCCAACTAATTGTTTACCTGTCCCGGACAAGCGTTAATGTCGAGCCCTGAAGGATAAACTCAAAACACCCATAATAGGGAAAGGAGTTTTTCCTTGACCAGGAGAAATTTTGGCTCGTCTTTCAATTGTCTTTACTCGATTCCTTGCATCCTCTCTCGTCTCAGTCTCAAAATGCGTTGGAAGGGAAGTCCCAAggctcctcccctctctaacctcaTCCAATGTGTTTTGAGGAGGCAGCAAGGAGACTTGATGCAAGGAAATAAACAATTGGACAAGGAGAATCTTTCCCGAGTCCTCTAGACAGGCTCATTTACTTCATGGACTGGATGAGGCCAAAGCGAGCCAGCAGCAGGTCACAGTACAGTTCTAGGATCTCCATGGCCTCTACCAAGTAGTCCTCTCTGATGATGTGTTCCACACGGATCCGTGCTCGCTCATCCTTTCCTGTTGACAGGTAGTCTGCAATCTCCTTCCGTGCTTTCTGAGCTAGCTCAGCTACAAAGGGACAGAATATCCATTCTGTAAGCATTTATTTTACAGACAATCAGAGACACAAAAATGGTAAATAACAGAAGACTACAGcttgcacagtgtgtgtgtgtatgtacagtaccagtcaaaggtttagacacacctactcattcaagggtttctttatgtttactattttctacattgtagaatgaagacatgaaaactatgaaataacatatggaatcatgtggtaaccaaaacaaaaatcaagatatattttagattcttcaaagtagccaccctttgccttgacagctttgcacactctgggcATTCTCTCTACcaccttcacctggaatgcttttccaacagtcttgatggagttccAACAtacactgagcacttgttggctgcttttctttcactctgcggtccaactcatcctaaaccatctcaattgggttgaggtcgggtgattgtggaggtcaggtcatctggtgggaaccacacgtcgctgcagaatgctgtggtagctatggtggttaagtgtgccttgaattctaaataaagcactgacagtgtcaccagcaaagcacccccacacctcgtccatgcttcacagtgggaaccacacgaGGAGATCATCACCTcacatactctgcgtctcacaaagacacggtggttggaaccaaaaatctcaaatttggacccatcagaccaatttccactggtctaatggccattgcttgtgtttcttggcctaagcaagtctcttatcattggtgtcctttagtagtggttctttgcagcaatttgaccatgaaggcttgattcacacagtctccgctgaacagttgatgttgagatgttcttgttataatatggacttggtcttttaccccATCTTCTTCTGTAGAAGAAGATGGGgataccccctaccttgtcacaacacaactgattggctcaaatgcattgaggaaagaaattccacaaattaactttcaacaaggcacacctcttaattgaaatgcattccaggtgactacctcatgaagctggttgagagaatgccaagaatgcaaagctgtcatcaaggcaaagggtggctactttgaagaatctaaaatatatttggatttgtttaacactttttttggttacatgaattcatatgtgttatttcatagttttgatgtcttcactattattctacaatgtagaaaatagtaacaataaagaaaacccctggaatgagtaagtgtgtccaaacttttgactggtactgttgttGCCTGGCTCACTTTTCTTTTTCTCCAAGAGCTTCAGGCGATTGATAACCAGTCTGAGGTTGACCCGGAGTCTTTCTGCTTTGAATCCTCCCCCAAGCATGATGGCCAGCTAAGGAAACAAAATAAGTTGGTATTGAAAAGAGGAGCCAATACATCCTAGCAAGTCTGACAATTTATTTGCCACACTGACATCACCCACCATATTGTTTTCACCTATCCTTTGTTCAGAGAACGTGAAGATGAAGGAGATGAGGGAATAAGGAGAGGTTTCGACACTAGTGAGTCATCACCATCATGTGAGCGGGTTGATGGCCACACCAGTAACTACAGGCAGGTAGGACTGGAGCGGACATATAAAACTGACAGACATTGAGCTATGTAGCTAACTTAACTAGCTAAAAAGCTAACAGTATCTACCCCTGAAACCAATAACCGTCTAACTAGCTTACATCGCCTCTATCAGAAATTCAGAAAGTATAAACATTTTAATTAACTAAATCCATGTTGATGGATCACATAGTAAAGGAAATAgtgagctaactagctagtttgAAGAAATAGTTAACTACTAACGTTAGCTATGCtagcaagatagctagctaacgtctgATAAACAAAGCAGTGCTGTTCGAATAAAACGTatccagctagctacagtagttacCTTAAAAAACGACCAAACAATAAAAGGCATCGTATATATTATACTTCACATTTCATATCTAATGAACACATTTTTTTGACATTACCTGTTAGGGACGTTAGCTAGGTTAACAGCAACTTGTCGAGTTGGTTGACTTCCGTGAATGCGACTCTTCCTCCTTCAATAACACCGAAAAAGACAGAGTGACGTCACGGGAAATGTGCAAAACGTGGGCGTGTCACACCTGCTGTTTACACCACTAGAAGGCGATAGTGGATTTGAGAGCCATGAACTAGATTTCAAAGAAATTAGACCCAATGCCATAAATGTAAGTACGCTTGCTACATAGGCAGATATGCTTTGAGGAAGACGACCACAATATAGCTGGTCAAACTGCACAGGGCAGCAAGGCTGAGTTTCAAAACTACACCCCACAGATCAACATTTTTAGATCAGAAAAGCCCTTTTAAATACTCACTCAAATGAAAATGAAGCTGCAAGTAGTAGTGTGAACCTTGAACAATAATCATTAATTGAATCAACTATTTAGCTAAATAATTATAGATgtttttgtcacatacactggataggtgcaaCAAAATGTGTTTTTACAGCATATGTCTACTCATTCCATGGAAGGCCAAGTATCTGCGGGTTTTCGCTCAtggattagtaaggaactcccctcacctgttaactttcactgctatgcggatgacaaaaagccccaaaattgcccttgctagaagcatgtgtttcagacataaggaagtggatggctgcaaactttctacttttaaactcggacaaaacagagatgcttgttctaggtcccaagaaacaaagagatcttctgttgaatctgacaattaatcttaatggttgtacagtcgtctcaagtaaaactgtgaaggacctcggcgttactctggaccctgatctctcttttgaagaacatatcaagaccatttcaaggacagcttttttccatctatgtaacattgcaaaaatctgaaactttctgtccaaaaatgatgcagaaaaattaatccatgcttttgtcccttctaggttagactactgcaatgctctactttccggctacccagataaagcactaaataaacttcagttagtgctaaatacggctgctagaatcctgactagaaccaaaacatttgatcatattactcca
This window encodes:
- the LOC121846317 gene encoding IST1 homolog, which translates into the protein MPGLIGFNGPSVGTYDAFNNFLPPMRGGHPPELPSCLPTYESVSGPGPSSQIYDNNALPELPSVPDTLPTSSFRVGRNTASSDDIDFDDLSQRFEDLKKKT
- the LOC112249130 gene encoding IST1 homolog isoform X3, translating into MLAIMLGGGFKAERLRVNLRLVINRLKLLEKKKTELAQKARKEIADYLSTGKDERARIRVEHIIREDYLVEAMEILELYCDLLLARFGLIQSMKELDPGLQEAVSTLIWAAPRLQSEVNELKIVSDQLCAKYSKEYGKLCRTNQIGTVNDRLMHKLSVEAPPKILVERYLIEIAKNYNVPYESDAMVRPEVCKGEEADLIDVDSDFKKPGGGGGGFTAGAMPMPMGPPSAFSYPTPKGSMPGLIGFNGPSVGTYDAFNNFQPPMRGGHPPELPSCPPTYESVSGPGPSSQIYDNNALPELPSVPDTLPTSSFGVGRNTASSDDIDFDDLSRRFEDLKKKT
- the LOC112249130 gene encoding IST1 homolog isoform X2; protein product: MLGGGFKAERLRVNLRLVINRLKLLEKKKTELAQKARKEIADYLSTGKDERARIRVEHIIREDYLVEAMEILELYCDLLLARFGLIQSMKELDPGLQEAVSTLIWAAPRLQSEVNELKIVSDQLCAKYSKEYGKLCRTNQIGTVNDRLMHKLSVEAPPKILVERYLIEIAKNYNVPYESDAMVRPEVCKGEEADLIDVDSDFKKPGGGGGGFTAGAMPMPMGPPSAFSYPTPKGSMPGLIGFNGPSVGTYDAFNNFQPPMRGGHPPELPSCPPTYESIDELSIKPSDRSQVSGPGPSSQIYDNNALPELPSVPDTLPTSSFGVGRNTASSDDIDFDDLSRRFEDLKKKT
- the LOC112249130 gene encoding IST1 homolog isoform X1: MLAIMLGGGFKAERLRVNLRLVINRLKLLEKKKTELAQKARKEIADYLSTGKDERARIRVEHIIREDYLVEAMEILELYCDLLLARFGLIQSMKELDPGLQEAVSTLIWAAPRLQSEVNELKIVSDQLCAKYSKEYGKLCRTNQIGTVNDRLMHKLSVEAPPKILVERYLIEIAKNYNVPYESDAMVRPEVCKGEEADLIDVDSDFKKPGGGGGGFTAGAMPMPMGPPSAFSYPTPKGSMPGLIGFNGPSVGTYDAFNNFQPPMRGGHPPELPSCPPTYESIDELSIKPSDRSQVSGPGPSSQIYDNNALPELPSVPDTLPTSSFGVGRNTASSDDIDFDDLSRRFEDLKKKT